A stretch of the Serratia marcescens genome encodes the following:
- a CDS encoding YtfJ family protein produces MTLRRLLILALLLSPLAASAHNFVHGQPVAPIAIADRGELLLRNGDFSYRPWNSAKLAGKVRVIQYIAGRTSAKKKNSLLINAVKDANLPGDRFQPTTIVNTDDAIPGSGFFVRGKIEKNKRHYPWAQFIVDSDGLGRMAWRLPEESSTIVVLDQAGRVQWAKDGALTPQEVDQVIALLRTLIDRETP; encoded by the coding sequence ATGACGTTACGCCGCTTGCTGATCCTCGCGCTGCTGCTGTCGCCGCTGGCGGCATCCGCGCATAACTTCGTGCATGGCCAGCCGGTGGCGCCAATAGCCATCGCCGATCGCGGCGAGCTGCTGCTGCGCAACGGCGATTTCAGCTACCGGCCGTGGAACAGCGCAAAGCTGGCGGGCAAGGTGCGGGTGATCCAGTACATCGCCGGGCGCACCTCCGCTAAAAAGAAGAACTCGCTGCTGATCAACGCCGTCAAGGACGCGAACCTGCCGGGCGATCGCTTCCAGCCCACCACCATCGTCAACACCGACGATGCGATACCGGGCTCCGGCTTCTTCGTGCGCGGCAAGATCGAGAAAAACAAGCGCCATTATCCCTGGGCACAGTTCATCGTCGACAGCGACGGGCTGGGGCGCATGGCCTGGCGGCTGCCGGAGGAGAGCTCCACCATCGTGGTGCTGGACCAGGCCGGGCGCGTGCAGTGGGCGAAGGATGGCGCACTCACCCCACAGGAAGTTGACCAAGTGATCGCCCTGCTGCGCACCCTGATCGACCGGGAGACGCCATGA